The following coding sequences lie in one Rutidosis leptorrhynchoides isolate AG116_Rl617_1_P2 chromosome 4, CSIRO_AGI_Rlap_v1, whole genome shotgun sequence genomic window:
- the LOC139845128 gene encoding ATP-dependent zinc metalloprotease FTSH 8, mitochondrial-like: protein MIFTRISRHLSRSSSHSSFKRNVRGSLLAESSSTNVCIDDGPGLVRSYLTAIINPKICGYNDANFISKNLGLPRLFCNEAPNLKTEYSWKWDCVDYENYYPNEKKEVPKGEDRKSGSKGDSGKNDDGDKFKKYQNIISPLLFFAFVLSTIFTNPQEQKQISFQEFKNRLLEPGLVDHIVVSNKSVAKVYVKSSYSNTIQSNDESIKSPNIENRARGNNSQYKYYFNIGSVDTFEEKLEEAQEALGIDPHDYIPVTYSDETNWVLELVKFAPTLLLLGTLYFLGRRMNINVGSGGKGGRGIFNIGKAQVTKLDKNSKNKVYFKDVAGCDEAKQEIMEFVHFLKNPKKYEELGAKIPKGALLVGPPGTGKTLLAKATAGESEVPFLSISGSDFMEMFVGVGPARVRSLFQEARQCAPSIIFIDEIDAIGRARGRGGFSGGNDERESTLNQLLVEMDGFGTTSGVVVLAGTNRPDILDKALLRPGRFDRQISIDKPDIKGREQIFTIYLKKLKLDEKPSHYSQRLAALTPGFAGADIANVCNEAALIAARCESVVITMEHFEAAIDRVIGGLEKKNKVISKLERKTVAYHESGHAVAGWFLEHAEPLLKVTIVPRGTAALGFAQYVPNENLLMTKEQLFDMTCMTLGGRAAEQVLIGKISTGAQNDLEKVTKMTYAQVAVYGFSEKVGLLSFPQNDNAFEITKPYSSKTSAIIDNEVREWVAKAYKRTLELIEEHKEQVAQLAEQLLEKEVLHQEDLVSILGQRPFEYSEPTNYDRFKQGFVDSDNDGNGSEKV, encoded by the exons ATGATTTTCACACGAATTTCACGTCATCTTTCTCGTTCCTCATCTCACTCTTCATTCAAACGA AATGTTCGAGGATCTCTTTTAGCTGAATCATCATCCACAAATGTTTGCATTGATGATGGACCTGGCCTCGTGAGGAGCTACTTGACCGCAATTATTAACCCTAAAATATGCGGTTATAACGATGCTAATTTTATTTCTAAAAATTTAGGGCTTCCAAGACTGTTTTGCAATGAAGCACCGAA TTTGAAGACTGAATATTCTTGGAAATGGGACTGTGTAGATTACGAAAATTATTACCCGAATGAAAAGAAAGAGGTACCGAAAGGGGAAGATCGCAAATCGGGCTCTAAAG GTGACTCGGGTAAGAATGATGATGGCGATAAGTTCAAGAAATATCAAAATATAATCTCACCTTTGCTATTTTTTGCTTTTGTGTTGTCAACAATATTTACGAATCCTCAGGAACAGAAACAG ATCAGTTTTCAGGAGTTTAAAAACAGGCTTCTAGAACCTGGTTTGGTGGACCATATTGTTGTCTCCAACAAATCGGTTGCTAAAGTGTACGTAAAGAGCTCATATTCTAATACAATCCAAAGCAATGATGAAAGTATCAAGAGTCCAAACATTGAAAATAGGGCTAGAGGAAATAATAGCCAGTACAAATACTATTTCAATATTGGAAGTGTTGATACATTTGAGGAGAAACTTGAGGAAGCTCAAGAGGCATTAGGAATAGATCCACATGATTACATCCCCGTAACGTATTCCGATGAAACGAATTGGGTTCTGGAATTAGTAAAGTTTGCTCCCACACTGTTGCTTTTAGGAACCTTATATTTCTTGGGCCGAAGAATGAATATCAATGTTGGCTCAGGTGGAAAAGGTGGCCGTGGAATCTTTAACATTGGAAAAGCACAAGTTACAAAATTGGATAAAAATTCCAAAAACAAG GTATATTTTAAAGATGTAGCTGGGTGTGACGAGGCAAAGCAAGAAATCATGGAGTTTGTCCATTTTTTGAAAAACCCTAAAAAATACGAGGAGTTGGGAGCAAAAATCCCGAAAGGAGCTCTTCTTGTGGGCCCACCCGGGACAGGAAAAACGCTTCTTGCCAAAGCAACAGCAGGCGAATCAGAAGTACCTTTCTTATCCATATCCGGTTCCGATTTCATGGAAATGTTTGTTGGAGTAGGACCCGCAAGGGTCCGAAGCTTATTTCAAGAGGCAAGACAATGTGCACCAAGCATAATATTCATCGATGAGATCGATGCAATTGGGCGGGCCAGAGGCCGTGGTGGTTTTTCGGGTGGAAATGATGAGCGTGAGAGTACATTAAATCAGTTACTGGTAGAAATGGATGGATTTGGAACCACTTCTGGAGTTGTTGTACTTGCAGGTACAAATAGGCCCGATATTCTAGACAAAGCCTTGTTGAGGCCCGGTCGTTTTGACCGTCAAATTTCAATAGATAAACCTGATATTAAAGGCCGTGAGCAAATATTTACTATATATTTGAAGAAGTTGAAGCTTGATGAAAAGCCGTCGCATTATTCTCAGAGGCTTGCTGCACTGACACCTGGATTCGCTGGAGCTGATATTGCTAATGTTTGCAATGAAGCTGCTTTAATTGCTGCGAGGTGCGAGAGTGTTGTGATTACGATGGAACACTTTGAGGCAGCTATAGATAGGGTTATTGGAGGTTTGGAGAAGAAGAACAAG GTTATTAGTAAATTGGAACGGAAGACTGTTGCATATCATGAATCAGGCCATGCTGTTGCGGGTTGGTTTTTGGAACATGCAGAACCATTGCTAAAAGTCACAATTGTTCCTCGAGGTACTGCTGCACTTGGTTTCGCACAGTATGTCCCTAATGAGAACCTATTGATGACCAAAGAGCAGCTTTTCGACATGACTTGCATGACACTCGGTGGCCGAGCAGCTGAGCAG GTTTTGATTGGAAAGATCTCAACTGGAGCACAGAACGACTTGGAAAAGGTGACGAAAATGACATATGCTCAAGTAGCAGTGTATGGTTTTAGTGAGAAAGTCGGTCTTCTGTCGTTTCCTCAAAATGACAATGCTTTTGAGATAACGAAGCCATACAGCAGCAAAACTTCTGCAATTATTGACAATGAAGTGAGAGAATGGGTTGCTAAAGCATACAAACGTACGTTGGAACTTATCGAGGAACATAAAGAGCAAGTAGCTCAGCTTGCAGAGCAGTTGCTTGAGAAGGAAGTGTTACATCAAGAAGACTTGGTCAGCATACTTGGTCAACGACCTTTTGAGTATAGCGAACCGACAAATTATGATAGGTTTAAGCAAGGATTTGTTGACAGTGATAACGATGGAAATGGTAGTGAGAAGGTATGA